TTTAATTGCAATATTAGTTgatacaattaaaaaagaaatcaatgctAACCTTAAGAGTTAAATTTCTATATCCAAAGCTAATATCATGTGCTATAGCAGTAATATGTCAAACAATGCACAGACATTGGAAACGGTTCCTGAAGCATCACAGCCAATGATAGAAATCCCAGTTTCAAAGCTGCTGTGTTCTTAGTACCACCTTCTTCATGTAATCGTGGTTCAGgatgcatttgtgtgtttacTTTCCCAAGGGGTCAGTGAGTTTTAGTCTGGTCTCAGGCCAAAGTCCATTTCCTTAGTTTGGTTCTTGATCTCACAAATGCTTGCTATTGACTCTCGGAAAGACATGTCCAGCATGGTCACTGGAAAAACAAACCCGTGCCAAAGCCTGGGTGAGTCAGTCCCATTATTTTCAGCTTATTAAAGTCATAACATGACAGGTTAAACAACATACACCCGTATGTCAAATTTGTTAACAATACGAAACTTGGAACTGATCTCCCTGGGGATCCTCAAAGACAACTCTACTTCCTGAATGCAGATGCTAAAAGAAGCGAGAGCCCCTGAGATTTATGGAGTCCATTATTTgagtcatttttcttcattttgcatATTATTGATGTACAGTCTTGCAATATTGGCCACACTTTGTCTCTCAATTCTGAAGACTCTATTCTTGACATCCCAAAGAGACAGGCTTCTCGCAGGCAGAAGCGTTTGCGGCAGTTCACAGAGAAGAACCATCTGCAAATAAACAGTACAGCTGTGGATTACAATCATCATTTAATCTGATCTACAATTCTACAACTCATGATCATTCTCGAGTGGGCTTTAATATAGAAAATAGATTAATAGAACTGTACAGGAAAAATTCTTGATCTGCATATGGAGTTAGGTCTATTAAATTAATAAGATGGCATATGCTTCCGCCTGGGATGTATGGGTGTTGGATAAGAGTATCAATTCAAGATTTTTCAGTTGCCTTCCTGCTCAGGGTGTGGCCTCAAACTAATACTGTTGTCCTCTCCTGAGAGCTAAATTTGCAGCCTCCCACCTCAGAATCATAGTCCACATTTTGGAAAGATCCAAAATGATTCATAACACACATGAGGCTTGGAGAAAACATTCCTGGTTCCTAGGGACTTCCAAGTTGGTTCAGACTTTCAGGCTAGCTAAGATTACACGGACAATGGCCCTACcgagggttttgttgttatttttctttctttttctacacagaaagaaacacagcTCTTCAGAAAAGGACTCATACTACCCACAAGACAAAGGCAATGAGTGTGCCTGACCTCTGGAGCCTGCCAGAAGCACAGTTTTGCTTTGCTGCGACCAACAATTCCTGCCCTAGAAAGGCGAGGCCCACATACGTTGTCTGTGCCATGTACTTTGTCATGATTGGAGCAATAGTGACGACCATGCTGGGAAACATGGCCGTGATCATTTCTGTTGCCCACTTCAAACAGCTCCACTCCCCAACCAACTTCCTGATTCTTTCTATGGCCACCACGGACTTCCTGTTGAGCTGCGTGGTCATGCCTTTCAGCATGATCAGGTCCATCGAGTCCTGCTGGTATTTTGGAGACCTCTTTTGCAAAGTTCACAGCTGCTGTGACATCCTGCTCTGCACCACCTCCATCTTCCACCTCTGCTTCATCTCAGTTGACCGCTACTATGCCGTGTGTGACCCCTTGCACTACGTCACCAGAATCACCATCCCCGTCATAGAGGTCTTTCTACTTGTCAGTTGGTCAGTTCCCATTTTTTTTGCCTTTGGTTTGGTATTCTCAGAATTAAATCTGATGGGTGTGGAGGACTTCGTTGCAGCTGTTGACTGTACAGGTTTCTGTGTGTTGATATTTAACAAGCTCTGGGGGGTGCTAGCTTCCTTCATAGccttcttcctgcctgggacAGTCATGGTGGGGATCTACATACACATTTTCACAGTTGCCCGGAAGCATGCCAGGCAGATTGGCACAGCTCCAGGGACGAAACAGGCCGTCTCGGAAAGCAAAGTGAAGGTCACATCCAAAAAGGAAAGTAAGGCCACCAAGACCTTAAGCATCATCATGGGAGTGTTTGTGTTGTGCTGGCTGCCATTTTTTGTCTTGACAATCATAGACCCTTTCATTGATTTTACAACTCCGGAAGATTTGTATAATGTTTTCCTCTGGCTAGGGTATTTTAATTCCACTTTCAATCCCATTATCTATGGCATGTTCTACCCGTGGTTTCGCAAGGCCTTGAGGATGATAGTGACAGGAATGATCTTTCGCTCTGACTCTTCTACCTCAAAACTGCATCCCGCACATCCTTAGTCCGACTTTAGCCTGCCTTCTTTTTAGAGAAATGCCCCTGGATGGTCTTTCTTtccagggaaagaggagggggctGGTTAGGTGGAGAAAAAATTTCCAGCAGATATTATGACCACCTGAGAAAGCAGTAGATCTAgtgtgctttttgttgttgttgctctgtgtgtgtgtgcacgcatgcacgtgcacCCGTGCCAAAGCTCACAGAGTGGTTCATTTTTGGTCTATTACATAAGTCATTCATTTGAACAAACAATAAGACAAATTTCCAACAAATGCTGGTGATTCCAGAATTACGAAATTTAGGGATTTATTTCTTTGGCTTAGATTTAATGACAGTGTCCTCACTTGAACTTGGAGCATCAGAGAATGAAACACAGACACCCTCGACAATCCCTGACAGCCATGCAGTGCGTCTCTAATTACCCCACCTTATTGAGACCATTGCTGTTTGTAGAGAGGATTGATAAAGAACTTGAGCATAGCAAGGGCCGGGATGAAACAGAATGAGACAAGAGCAGGTAAAACGAGGCAGATATCTATCAATACTTTCAGGTTTAAGCCTCTTTTCAGCAAGAATTGATGAGGGATTTATCATATCTGATAACACTAAACTGtcaggaaatgagaaaaataagtaaaaaaagagTCTTaggaaaattttccttttttcatttgatatacATCTTTGCtgtttaattatatgtgtatattctgTGAGCATATgtactgattgtgtgtgtgtgtgtatgtgcatatgtccaGCATGTTTTGGGGAACaggagtatgtgtgtatggggcAGGATTATCACAGAgagggagtatgtgtgtgtttggtggtgtggtgtggtgtgtgtgtgtgtgtagtatgttgtgtgtgtgtacagtgactGTTAACCAAGTATGAACATTATTTACAAAACCgaactcttttcctcttctcataCGTTTGGGACATGTTGTCTTACTGAAAGTCATTTCTCCATGTCCTCTTcgtctttcccttcttcctatcTCTCATGTACTTCATTAGCGTCTGTCTCTCACCATCTTAGTTTCTTCTGTGTGATTCATGCAGTAATATCAGAGCACTTGGTCAAGTAGAGTCTCCTTATCTACATGCTTGGCCAAGTGACATCACAGTCAGTTGTAGGACACTGTGACATTGATGTTTCTGGCGCTCATGTCTGTAAGTCTTAAGTGAACCCTTTGTGAGTCTGTTCTCATCTTTGCTCTACCCTTTGGCTCAACAGCTCCACTGGCCAACTACTCCTTAGTTAAAAACACCTCTAAAGAATCATTTCTATTCCCAGCTTGGAATCCCCTGGGAATCTCTTGACCTGCACATACTATTAAATATCCAAGCTTTCAGAGATCAGGATTTGATCTGAATAGAGTACCTTTAAACGTACCAACAAGGTTCAGCAAGTTACTCTTATTATCACAGGACAATAGTTGAAGTGAAATTAAAGTGCTTGGCCACAGTTTTCTGTCGTGTGGTTAGGGTCATTTAACCCTTTAGATATCCTTCACCCTGAAAGCCGATGGCAGCATGCAGAGGCtgaattattctttctttctttttttccctagaaaaagtatctttgatttttttctatttctttttctatttcccaactTTATTAGCATGAAATATAATAGAcgaatacatttatttttataagattagGGTTTGCTTTTTTATGAAAAACTAATTAACTTTCTAAATAACTTAcattatttatcaagaaaatgataATGCTGCTATTATATAATGCCTAAGACTGTGAAAATgttaatttgttaaaattttttttattaaaaatttccacctcctccccacctcccttttccctccccctccccccactccccacgcccccctcccctccccctccctctccaatccaaagagcagtcagggttccctgcactgtgggcagtccaaggtccccccaccctccatccaggtctaggaaggtgagcatccaaacaggctaggctcccacaaagccagtacatgcagtaggatcaaaactcagtgcccttgtccttggcttctcagcagccctcattgtccaccatattcaatGAGTCCGGCTTTATCctatgcattttcagtcccagtccagctggccttggtgatctcctaatagatcagccccaccatctcagtgggtgggtgcccccctcgtggtcttgactttcttgctcgtgttctccttccttctgttcctcatttggaccttgggagctcagtccattgctccagtgCCAGCTGTCAGGAAGACAAGCTGGATACAGAGCAGAGACAGTACCCATtggctcttccttctctccagctcAGTAACAATTTATTGCTAAGTGCAGAATGATGGTCACCACTTCTTTTGTCCTTTTGAGTCTTGAGAGCATCTTGTATGCAACTCTTTAATTTGGGATCATATCCAAAAAGAGATTTGGGGGATGTAATTTCTAGCTGAGGTTGCACAGCATGGCTTGCCAtaggaaataaaatgagaaaagaaagagactgcATCAGAATAGAGTCAGTTCAGTCAGTCAGTGAACACAGGCTGAGCTGCAAGGGTGTGAGAAAAGGACTGGAGAGCCCCACATGTAACCTACTAGGAAACTACATCCACTTGGtgaatagaaaaatttaaatacaaagaTATTTCATCTACTAAGTGCCCACAATTTTCTCCATAtcctattaaaacatttaagttCTGTGTAAGCCGGGCTGGCTTAGGTGTCttaatcctcctacctcaacctgCTGAGTGCTGAAACAACAGGTCTGCATCTCTATTCCAAACTAGCTCTGATTCTAGTAGACTGACATGTGAGTGGAGAGGTAAAAACTAACTTAGACAGTGGAAAGATAATACATGATAATACTCTCTCTTGGGCCTCTATCCAGGTTGGGGAAGGTCTCCCACAGCACCTGTGCTAGCTGCTCCAGCAGGTTATCACTTGTGGACTCGGAAATGGTCTTCTAAGAACACACTTGTTTATAAacacaggagggagggaaatgaaagACAGGGTTCTGGGACAATCCTCTAGTGATCTACATTTGGGAGGATATTTGAGCTCCAGCTCATGGAAACAGCTTTGTCTTATTCTGTATATTGTCACCCTGCTGCTCTGAGCTATAGGCTACTGAAGGTTCTGCACTGGCGCGATGAAGCTTATTCTTCATCTCCATAATCCCAGAGAGCAATGCAATAAAAAGAGACTTGAATCTCCTGTTATAGAACTTGTCTTTTATGTGCTTAATCATGACATGCTGTCATGCAAAAGCATGTTGTAAAGAGGCCCTTAGTTTGTTTCTTGGCCCAGCAActcagacatgaaataatcacacagaaaccatatgatttaaatcactgcttggcctattagctctagcttcttaatggctaactctgacatctaatttaacccatctccattaatctgtgcatcaccacaaggtcgtcgcctaccagcaaagtttcaatgtgtctgtctccagtggaggctccatggcttctctctgactctgcctttctttctcccagcattcagttgagTTTTCCCTGCCTGGCTAAGTTCTAccctgctgtaggtccaaagcagtttctttactcattaatggtattcatagcatagagaagggaatcccacatcaaaagcaTAATAAACTTGTGCTTTTACAGCTGTTCTGTTCTTCTCAGCGATGTCCTTTCCCTTTCTTGTTCACCTAAGAAGGGTCTGGGTATGTAGCAGAAGCTACTTGTGGATAGAGGGAATGGATTTGTTGAAAAGATGGAAAGATGGTTGCTCCAGGCTTCCATCGTTTTGTGATTGGCAACTTaatgaagaagggaagaaggcctGGGTTATAGAGCAGGACAAGCGAAAAGCAACTTGGCTGATTCCTCCTAAATGATCTTAGATAACTTGCTTTGCCTTTCTAAGCCTTCCCCTTCTAACCTGTATATAAACCCAACAACAATCTTCCTGCTTTGTGGGATCAATGGCTATACAAACAAGATAACTCAATAATTAATTACCATTATcaatcattttccttttaaaactttgTGGATGTTTCCTTTCATGGAGAGATTTTCTTTACAAAAGTGGAATAAAGGTCATGAAATGGCTCGGGGGAAGGTGATTGCAGAACAAGTCTAGCAAACTGTGCTCAATCTTCTgaacccatgtaaaagtggaaaaagaaaaccaactccacaGAGTATAATGAGGGAACCAACAAGAGACCCACTGTGGGCTGTCACTCCCTGGGTGTATGCACCCACAGAGATAAGCATGTTCAGCTTTGTTACACCTAATttcttgatatttgtttttttttttctatttaaaacattAGTTCTATCAGCTCGTGTGCCCACGAACTGGAGAACATCAGGAGAGTATGTGTATGAGGTACATGGTGGAAAAGAACTGTTCATATCATGGCAGCTAGATAGCAGGCAAAGAGGTATAAAAGAAGGGAACAGGGCAAGATCCTGCTTCCAAGGACAGACCCCAATGACCTGCTCTTTTTGCTCAAGCCTCATCACCTCCCACCTTTTCTTCCATTGGGTCCATCAAGTACAAATCAATGAAGAGATCAACTTATTTATTATTAAGTCAGAGTCCTCATGATCTAATCACTTCTGGAAACACCTTCAGGTGTGTTTTTATTACTCTCCTGTTTCtcatctgctgggattaaatatttagaaaattaaataaaatacagtataCCACTGACCTGGAGCATAGTAAGTGATCAACAAACTGAATTTCTCTTGCTATTTtgcatgcttttaaaatttatactcTATTAGGTGCTTGTTTAAGTGTCTTCTTTATGTTGCctttgaggtgttttttttttttttattgaaaaaaaattttttcgcctcctcccagcctcccatttccctctccctcctcccactcctctcccccttcccccactcctttccccctccctctccagtccgaagagcagtcagggttccctgcactgtggaaagtccaaggtccttccatctccatctaggtctaggaaggtgagcatccaaactagctagactcctacaaagccagaacatgaagtaggatcaaaacctaatgccattgtccttggcttctcatcagccctcgttgtccgccatgttcagagaggaagcatatatcttaattaagggagccatcttagggttggcaagagacttgaacctagatgggctcccaggtgcccaggggaaTGTCCCCAGTTAactccttgggcagctgaggatagggaacctgaaatagccctatcctgtagccatactgatgaatatcttgcatatcaccatagaaccttcatctggtgacagatggagatagagacagagacccacattggagcaccggaatgaactcccaaggtcccaatgaggagcagaaggagagagaacatgagcaaggaagtcaggactgtgaggggtgcacccacccactgagacagtgggactgatctattgggagctcaccaaggccagcaggacgggaaatgaaaaagcatggaataaaaccagactcttTGAGGTGGTTTTTAAGgaatttatgttttattgtaGCATGCTGGCAAATGTCTTCAGCATGTGGACTCTCTGATGTCTTTCGAATGTCCCCACTTTCTGATGCCCCCTCTTCGTTTTGCCTGACCTTCCCTGTACTGTATGCCTTAATAAATAGTTAGTCCTTGATTCCCAAAAACTGCATGCCCTACTTATATGCTTGTGCAAAGTTCTCTGTACTTCATTTGTAGCATTCTGCAAGGCGCTTAACTGTAGACTCCTGTCTCTTTCCAGGACCCCATCAATACAATCTTCATGAGAGGAAGGGCTGGGCTTAAAGTCTCTTCCAGTACCTGGCACCCGTCAGCTACATAAGAAACATAGATCCACTATAAAGGGATATGTCCCAGACATGCTAGCACCCTAAtgatacaataaataacttaccCTAGCACACAGGCACCAAATGAGTTAGAATGGGATACACAACCCAACTTAGAAgtcctgctgctgccctgtgaGAGCTGTGTTGCCTGTAAGGATCTACAGTCCTTGGAGGTGGCACTGTGGGTCCTGAAAAGGGgtttcaaagtcacagagaagatGATGGTGAGACGGGGAAAGAGCACAAGCCTTTGGTTAGTATTTATACTATAGCTTCACTTGACTGAGCTCTATGGGAGTACTCTTGGTGGCagaccttcatcttcccatgGCCAGCATCAACTCCTacatcattctttttaaaatatttactatgtcTCATTCTTATATGGATTCATTAAAATCTTTCTTAAGTCCTTTCTAGAATAAGGAGTGGTGGTGGTTAGTGATAATGAATTCTTGGAACTAGCCATAACAATTCAAGGGTTACATCTCAGAGAGATAACCACACAAATATGAATCATGTATACTAAAGATATTTCTATGGGAAACTATGAATAATAGTAAAAGTTTGGAATAACATCCAGTAGAGGATggattaaataaattatagtgTAATTCTACAACAATATATTTTACCATCTGTTGTGGCCtatttgaagatgtgttacatttgtttatgctgtggaacatttgtttagtgatgcaaagatgtgtttcattcttttatgcGGCATTTGCTTTGCTCTGTAAAGTTGTGTTtatttgtctgtctaaaacaactGATTGAGTTAATAAAGAATCGAATGGCCattagcaaggcaggagaaatgaTAGGCTAAAAGGCAAAGAGACTATATAGGAagagaaatatagaaaaagaaagatctaGAAGCAAGACAAGATAGGGCCAGCCACATaaccacacagacagaataagaagggggagaaaaagatatacagaaataaagaaaggtaaaagctcagaggcaaaaattagatgggataatttaagttaagaaaaactggctagaaataagccaagctaagtaAGAATAAGTTTGTGGCTAGCCCCAAACATAGGAGTAAAAAGCAGACTCTAAAAACCCAATGTGTTTAAATTGTATCTCTAATTAATTGCCATATTATAAGCCTCTCTATTTAATTGCCATACTGCAAATGAAAGGAAGCAATGGAGACTCTGAGCACTGTGAACCAGTCCCTTGGCACTCCTTCACTGTTTACTTGGATCACCCCACACGGAGTAGCAGGTTCTTCTGAGAATATAAAATCTCCCCTGACTGCTTGCCTGTCGCTTTTGCTGATAGAAGAGATCTGTGCATGTCTTTCCCACGTGGGGACTTCTTTTATGGGGTGACTAATTCCTGCCTGAGTAAGTAATTTGAAAACTCTCAgtttactttacattttttttcatgtattttttttttttttgagacaggtctgaTGTATCCCAGACTAGTTTTGAACTTACTGTGGCACTAAGGATGGTCACggactcatgattctcctgcctctgcctcccatgtgctgagattgTAGGTGTGTGCGACTAAATTAGGCTTAAATGAGAGCAGACCCAGAGCACTGTGGATACTTAGAAAGCCCTCTGCACAGCGAGCTACATCCCCCAGCCCTCAGTTCAATGTGTTAGCACGCGTTTCATACTCTACAGGTTGGTGTTCGGTCAATCAAATATTTTCTCATCTCAGATAGCTTCACCCTATgtgctatatttttaaaaacatacaatgCAAAAAAAACTTCATCAAGAATATTTTTGTCCTTTTAATTACTTGTCTGCTGAATTCTTATTTGGAGATCCAGTTGGTATAATTAAAAACCTGAACCGACTGAATTATTGTCAGCTTACTTAGCTATTGAAGGAAGAAGGTAGACATTTTCTCCCAAGAAATAATGTGTTCACAGTAGTTCATTTATCTCTTGGTTCATACTCAAAACTTTAAATCTCACTTGACAAGTGCCTTATCAGAAAAGAAGAatgctttatgatttttttttaacacaacaCTATGATACACTTTCTTTTGAGGAAGTATTTATCCCagatcctcttttttcttttaaggatatCATCTA
This genomic window from Chionomys nivalis chromosome 2, mChiNiv1.1, whole genome shotgun sequence contains:
- the LOC130870441 gene encoding trace amine-associated receptor 4, producing the protein MSVPDLWSLPEAQFCFAATNNSCPRKARPTYVVCAMYFVMIGAIVTTMLGNMAVIISVAHFKQLHSPTNFLILSMATTDFLLSCVVMPFSMIRSIESCWYFGDLFCKVHSCCDILLCTTSIFHLCFISVDRYYAVCDPLHYVTRITIPVIEVFLLVSWSVPIFFAFGLVFSELNLMGVEDFVAAVDCTGFCVLIFNKLWGVLASFIAFFLPGTVMVGIYIHIFTVARKHARQIGTAPGTKQAVSESKVKVTSKKESKATKTLSIIMGVFVLCWLPFFVLTIIDPFIDFTTPEDLYNVFLWLGYFNSTFNPIIYGMFYPWFRKALRMIVTGMIFRSDSSTSKLHPAHP